A single region of the Verrucomicrobiia bacterium genome encodes:
- a CDS encoding trypsin-like peptidase domain-containing protein, which translates to MKKQKKVFPIPFGRVFLSLTLFAVCFCPAAHASSVIAQMIAASKSVVSVDVEAGGVDPGKLRAFQYKTSGGGIIVDPSGIIVTNAHVLQWAMQITVKFYDGSRLPAEILHAEPGEDLVFLKVQIDKPLPALSLGDSDAVQLGNRVYSVGSSDLLRQTISEGEVTALGQKKNRAAGDPGNAVLQISFKLYPGDSGSPVLNERGEVVGITAAGQTSGSQQTFAISSNTIRKYLSKLP; encoded by the coding sequence ATGAAAAAACAAAAAAAAGTTTTCCCCATCCCCTTCGGCCGCGTCTTCCTGAGCCTCACTCTGTTCGCGGTTTGTTTCTGTCCTGCCGCGCACGCCTCTTCCGTGATCGCGCAGATGATCGCGGCGTCAAAATCCGTCGTCTCCGTGGACGTGGAGGCGGGCGGCGTGGATCCGGGCAAGCTGCGGGCATTTCAGTACAAGACTTCCGGCGGCGGAATCATCGTGGATCCTTCGGGAATCATCGTGACCAACGCCCACGTCCTGCAATGGGCCATGCAAATCACCGTAAAGTTTTACGACGGCTCCCGGCTCCCAGCGGAAATCCTGCATGCCGAGCCGGGCGAAGACCTGGTGTTCCTCAAAGTCCAAATCGATAAGCCCCTGCCCGCCTTAAGCCTGGGCGATTCGGATGCGGTTCAGCTCGGGAACAGGGTCTATTCGGTAGGAAGCTCGGATCTTCTGCGGCAAACCATCAGCGAAGGCGAAGTCACGGCCCTGGGCCAAAAAAAGAACCGCGCTGCCGGTGATCCCGGCAACGCGGTGCTTCAGATCAGTTTCAAACTTTATCCCGGAGACAGCGGCAGCCCCGTGCTGAACGAGAGGGGCGAGGTTGTGGGAATCACCGCGGCCGGCCAGACTTCCGGGTCGCAGCAGACGTTCGCCATTTCTTCCAACACCATCCGCAAATACTTATCGAAGCTGCCTTGA
- a CDS encoding PTS sugar transporter subunit IIA, giving the protein MFQHLLHEAVVKTGIKAADPKEAFSLLLEGVSDWKQEAGTEKNLQKLLLARETLGTTAMGYGVALPHTFSEDITEPQALLGISPEGIDFQALDGEPVHVMFVLLLPEESAETRKVKGQILREAHKFFSDSFWASELRKMESPLDVREFLARAGNFAPALQAAKVS; this is encoded by the coding sequence ATGTTCCAACATTTGCTGCATGAAGCCGTTGTGAAGACCGGCATAAAAGCCGCGGATCCGAAGGAAGCCTTCTCCCTTTTGCTCGAAGGTGTATCGGATTGGAAACAGGAAGCGGGAACCGAGAAGAATCTCCAGAAGCTTCTGTTGGCCCGTGAGACCCTTGGAACGACCGCCATGGGGTACGGCGTGGCTCTTCCGCATACTTTTTCGGAAGACATCACCGAACCGCAGGCTTTGCTGGGAATCAGCCCCGAGGGCATTGATTTTCAGGCGCTGGACGGCGAACCCGTGCACGTCATGTTTGTCCTTCTCCTGCCTGAGGAAAGCGCGGAAACGCGGAAAGTGAAGGGGCAGATTTTGAGGGAAGCCCATAAGTTCTTTTCGGATTCTTTCTGGGCAAGCGAACTTCGCAAAATGGAAAGCCCTCTGGACGTGCGTGAGTTTCTGGCCCGCGCCGGTAATTTCGCTCCTGCGCTGCAGGCCGCCAAAGTCTCGTAA
- a CDS encoding HAMP domain-containing sensor histidine kinase: protein MTAFFRTVKFRLTLWYALILTVFLALFAFWMRSELSRALYRDADSSLFKQAVAIDDSLSVYWRDLAEKGQEKEDVLFPAAGSAGDTAKHGRVANLIKEWERSEQLLGRSDLIVRILCVNKSLVISNLKGWEREVIFPDFERDSSFMEQGRSYQTIHFRKKPVRLYYHRVDVRKHPLFVIEAGYPLQDVQATLARLDFIMIIWIPVAVAAAGVAGWFLARRTLRPIDLMIENARQITAAHLKGRLGRSHAGDELDRLAGTLNEMMDRIALSTKTVQEFSADVSHELKTPLAIIRGEIDLALRKSRTPEALVETLRVIEGEVNGLIRLVDDLLLLMRSDSNQLQFEKKRVSLREVLEYVARRFGERAHEKQVDMKVAPSPDLEIEGDEIYLKRLFSNLVDNAIKFTPQGGGVELKLEKHGALARVEVLDNGMGIDPSMREKVFSRFYRTDQARTHEGAGLGLAIAKVICDAHRGNLHIDSRAPHGTVVLVDLPLPA from the coding sequence ATGACGGCCTTTTTCCGCACGGTCAAATTCCGGCTGACGCTCTGGTACGCTCTCATCCTCACCGTGTTTCTCGCCCTCTTCGCGTTCTGGATGCGCTCCGAGCTTTCGCGCGCGCTGTATCGGGACGCTGACAGCAGCCTTTTCAAGCAGGCGGTCGCCATCGATGATTCCCTGAGCGTGTATTGGCGCGACCTTGCCGAAAAAGGCCAGGAAAAGGAAGACGTGCTTTTCCCCGCAGCCGGAAGCGCGGGCGACACGGCAAAGCATGGGCGCGTCGCCAATCTGATCAAGGAATGGGAAAGATCGGAACAGCTTCTCGGCCGCTCGGATCTCATCGTGCGCATCCTTTGCGTGAACAAGTCTCTGGTCATCTCCAACCTCAAAGGATGGGAGAGAGAAGTCATCTTCCCGGATTTCGAGCGGGATTCTTCTTTCATGGAGCAGGGGAGATCGTACCAGACGATCCATTTCCGCAAAAAACCCGTGCGTCTTTATTATCACCGCGTGGACGTCCGCAAACACCCGCTGTTCGTCATCGAAGCCGGCTATCCGCTCCAGGACGTGCAGGCGACGCTCGCCCGGCTTGACTTCATCATGATCATCTGGATTCCTGTGGCCGTGGCCGCCGCCGGAGTCGCGGGCTGGTTTCTCGCGCGGCGCACGCTTCGTCCCATCGACCTCATGATCGAAAACGCCCGGCAAATCACGGCCGCCCACCTGAAGGGCCGTCTGGGACGTTCTCACGCGGGCGATGAATTGGACCGCCTGGCCGGGACGCTCAACGAGATGATGGACCGCATCGCCCTGTCCACCAAAACCGTCCAGGAATTCAGCGCGGACGTGTCGCATGAATTGAAAACCCCGCTGGCCATCATCCGCGGCGAGATTGATCTGGCGCTGCGCAAGTCGCGGACTCCCGAAGCGCTCGTCGAAACCCTGCGCGTGATCGAAGGGGAAGTGAACGGCCTCATCCGCCTCGTCGACGACCTGCTCCTCCTCATGCGCAGCGACTCGAATCAATTGCAATTCGAGAAAAAAAGGGTGAGCCTGCGCGAAGTCCTGGAATACGTGGCCCGGAGATTCGGCGAACGCGCCCACGAAAAACAAGTCGACATGAAAGTCGCGCCTTCTCCGGACCTCGAAATCGAAGGGGACGAGATATATTTGAAGCGACTTTTCAGCAACCTTGTGGATAACGCCATTAAGTTCACTCCCCAGGGCGGGGGCGTGGAATTAAAACTCGAAAAGCACGGCGCCTTGGCCCGCGTCGAGGTGCTGGATAATGGAATGGGCATCGACCCTTCCATGAGAGAGAAAGTTTTTTCAAGATTTTACCGGACGGACCAGGCCAGGACCCACGAAGGCGCCGGACTTGGTCTGGCGATTGCCAAAGTTATTTGTGACGCCCACCGCGGAAACCTTCATATCGACAGCCGTGCCCCTCACGGCACCGTCGTGCTCGTGGATTTACCCCTTCCCGCCTGA
- the rppA gene encoding two-component system response regulator RppA: MRILVVEDEKKMSSFIQRGLKEEGYAVDIADDGEKGWEYASVNEYDVVILDWMLPKMDGLTLCGKIRESGSRVPILMLTVHDRIEDKIKGLDQGADDYLTKPFAFDELLARLRALARRPRELKEQTQLKAGNLTLDLVSHRVYAGSEEIALSQKEFALLEFLVRRKGQVVTRSQIAEHVWDLHFDPMSNTIDVYINFLRKKIDGSRKKSRIETLRGTGYRISDS, from the coding sequence ATGAGGATCCTTGTCGTGGAAGACGAGAAAAAAATGTCGAGTTTCATCCAGCGCGGCCTCAAAGAGGAAGGCTATGCCGTGGACATCGCCGATGACGGCGAAAAAGGATGGGAATACGCCTCGGTCAACGAATACGACGTCGTCATCCTGGATTGGATGCTGCCCAAGATGGACGGGCTCACGCTGTGCGGGAAAATCCGCGAGTCCGGCTCCCGTGTTCCGATTCTGATGCTGACCGTGCATGACCGGATCGAAGACAAAATCAAAGGCCTGGATCAGGGCGCGGATGATTATTTGACCAAGCCGTTTGCCTTTGACGAGCTGCTGGCGCGGCTGAGGGCGCTGGCGCGCCGTCCGCGCGAATTAAAAGAACAGACGCAGCTCAAGGCAGGCAATCTTACACTTGACCTCGTCAGCCACCGCGTCTATGCGGGGAGCGAAGAAATTGCTCTTTCTCAGAAGGAGTTCGCGCTCCTCGAATTTCTCGTGCGCCGGAAAGGGCAGGTGGTCACGCGCTCGCAAATCGCCGAGCACGTCTGGGACCTGCACTTCGATCCCATGAGCAACACGATCGACGTCTATATCAATTTCCTCCGGAAGAAAATCGACGGTTCGAGGAAGAAAAGCCGCATCGAGACCTTGCGCGGCACGGGCTATCGCATCAGTGATTCATGA
- a CDS encoding cation diffusion facilitator family transporter, which translates to MKTNSTTKPLEIAVVVSCCLVVFKFIVGMATSSMAILASAVDSLTDVGMSFINLLAAREAVKPPDEHHEYGHGKIESLAGLFQSLLVMATGLFLIFESFRRLASGAALERIPAGILAMAVSLLVTFFLSGFLSASAKSGKSHILETETLHYSGDLWTGVAIIAALALVQVTGVSAWDLLLSFVVSGYLFWNASKILKRCVDELLDRSLDTEERASIEKIIFAHDNRIVGIHNFRGRRVGEQIFVDFHIEIRSEKDFAKAHGLTESLISHIKQTYPNADVTVHYDPEGAE; encoded by the coding sequence ATGAAAACAAACAGTACCACGAAGCCGCTGGAAATCGCCGTGGTTGTTTCGTGCTGCCTGGTCGTCTTTAAATTCATCGTGGGCATGGCCACATCTTCCATGGCCATCCTGGCCTCGGCCGTGGATTCGCTGACGGACGTGGGCATGTCCTTCATTAATCTGCTGGCCGCGCGCGAAGCGGTCAAGCCGCCTGACGAGCATCACGAATACGGCCACGGTAAGATCGAAAGTCTCGCCGGCCTTTTCCAAAGCCTGCTGGTCATGGCCACGGGCCTTTTTCTCATCTTCGAATCGTTCCGACGCCTGGCTTCCGGGGCAGCCCTGGAAAGAATTCCCGCGGGCATCCTGGCCATGGCGGTTTCACTGCTCGTGACTTTTTTTCTGAGTGGTTTTTTGAGCGCTTCCGCTAAAAGCGGGAAATCGCACATCTTGGAAACCGAGACCCTTCATTATTCGGGGGACCTTTGGACGGGCGTGGCGATCATCGCGGCGCTCGCGCTGGTTCAGGTGACGGGCGTCTCCGCATGGGACCTCCTTCTTTCATTTGTCGTGAGCGGCTATCTTTTCTGGAATGCGTCGAAAATCCTGAAGCGGTGCGTGGACGAGCTGCTCGACCGGAGCCTGGACACGGAAGAGCGCGCCAGCATCGAAAAAATTATTTTTGCTCATGACAACCGCATCGTGGGCATCCATAATTTCCGGGGGCGGAGGGTCGGCGAGCAGATCTTCGTGGATTTTCACATCGAGATCCGCTCGGAAAAAGATTTTGCCAAGGCCCATGGGTTGACGGAGTCCTTGATTTCGCACATCAAGCAGACCTACCCGAACGCGGACGTCACCGTCCATTATGATCCGGAAGGAGCGGAGTGA
- a CDS encoding FAD-dependent oxidoreductase: MPSQPNKVDVLIFGAGIAGLGVAMALAKKGKRVLVVGRDLEGEASPRAAGILNPFLGLDRGSPMLPLTMKAFRGFPSFIREIEKKTGLKAGYKKSGVLYVALDRAETAGLRKKYEWQRKLPLGAHWQESAELHRLHPELASEVKAGVFYREVSRIHPGKMMKAVTAYARKLGVRILKTGKAPRLERLPDGTFFVKAGGSVYRAPVVVNAAGSWSRSKDLFSAFLPVEPARGQILILKGRSKLSTILHSVKEGYIVPWEGGRYLAGSTVEFVGHKAEVTAQGVHSILRSLDRILPSVRNMKIERSWAGLRPYSDKPILGKHPHIKNLYFATGYFRSGILLGPYLGSLLAEMIVTGKQPVELRRFRAKGGAKA; the protein is encoded by the coding sequence ATGCCTTCTCAGCCAAACAAAGTAGACGTTTTGATTTTCGGGGCCGGTATCGCCGGGCTCGGCGTGGCCATGGCTTTGGCTAAAAAGGGCAAGCGCGTGCTGGTTGTGGGCCGGGACCTGGAAGGCGAGGCTTCGCCCCGCGCCGCGGGCATTCTGAATCCCTTTCTCGGGCTTGACCGGGGCAGCCCCATGCTGCCGCTGACCATGAAAGCCTTCCGGGGTTTCCCTTCTTTCATCCGCGAGATCGAGAAAAAAACCGGCTTGAAGGCCGGCTACAAAAAAAGCGGAGTCCTGTACGTCGCGCTGGACCGCGCGGAAACGGCCGGCCTCAGAAAAAAATACGAATGGCAGCGGAAATTGCCGTTGGGCGCGCATTGGCAGGAAAGCGCGGAATTGCACCGCCTGCATCCGGAGCTGGCTTCGGAGGTGAAGGCGGGTGTTTTTTACCGCGAGGTCTCGCGCATTCACCCAGGCAAAATGATGAAGGCCGTGACCGCCTATGCCCGCAAGCTCGGCGTCCGCATCTTGAAGACCGGAAAAGCGCCGCGGCTCGAACGCCTGCCGGACGGCACGTTTTTCGTGAAGGCCGGAGGGAGCGTTTACCGGGCACCGGTCGTAGTCAATGCCGCGGGCAGCTGGAGCCGCTCCAAAGATTTGTTCAGCGCCTTTCTTCCCGTGGAACCGGCTCGCGGCCAAATCCTGATTTTGAAAGGACGCTCCAAATTATCGACGATCCTGCATTCCGTGAAAGAAGGCTACATCGTTCCTTGGGAAGGCGGGCGCTACCTTGCGGGCTCTACGGTCGAGTTCGTCGGCCATAAGGCGGAGGTCACGGCCCAAGGCGTCCATTCCATCCTGCGGAGCCTGGACCGGATCTTACCATCGGTCCGGAACATGAAAATCGAGAGGTCCTGGGCAGGCCTTCGTCCTTACAGCGATAAACCGATTCTGGGAAAACATCCGCACATCAAGAATCTTTATTTCGCCACCGGCTATTTCCGCAGCGGCATTCTTCTGGGGCCTTATCTCGGCAGCCTTTTGGCCGAAATGATCGTGACGGGAAAGCAGCCCGTGGAGCTGCGGCGGTTTCGGGCCAAAGGCGGTGCCAAGGCATGA
- a CDS encoding EAL domain-containing protein yields MAHKPAQVVIIGNDGTETTRIQKILSDDPQYRFKAHVCKTLAESASLLKTVTPQLVFLDLVLPDSPEAEIYLQLKESFKQSPVLVFIKAGQQSLARDAMTLGAQDYFVKGQWQPDVMRHVIHRILEKNREPRGQQAPLDFEEMIASFSTLFLSLHHDQLEQALREAIARLGDTIDADRVHLYIFTREGESTEFVYDWNQEDAPSLRPADKKVCLKDLPWLYRRLKAFEPITITSSEDLPQEAKEELAYVEAQKIQSMVRIPLNYRGKLVGCLGLDAVQQVRVWPDWMWRDLKLMGELFVGVHYRKETEDRLQKLSLAVEQSPSIVMVTDCEGHIEYVNPKFTEVTGYALEEVAGKTPSFLNSGKIPSEEFKKLWQVIKEGKEWQGEFINRKKNGELYWEKAVISSIRNSEGSITHFLAVKEDITKRKWAEETIQHMAYYDPLTDLPNRMLFNDRLGQALAQARRKNQLVAILFLDLDRFKVINDTLGHTMGDLLLRSVAERLKKFTREGDTIARMGGDEFTFLLTGINQVDEAVKTAQNILDVLKHSFNLEGHEVHITPSIGISIFPYDGNDGVTLVKNADAALNRAKEQGRTNYQLYTPVMNAKAFERMTLENSLRKALEKGEFTLYYQPQVDLEFGEIVGMEALIRWEHPDLGLVSPAQFIPMAEETGLIVPIGEWVLKTACAQNKKWQDLGYRPMRIAVNLSARQFNEKNLVEMISGALKETRLEPQWLDLEITESVIMQQLETTIATMRDLHHLGIQISIDDFGIGYSSLSYLKKFPVHTLKIDQSFIREITTDPDDAAITAAVIAMGHSLKLKVIAEGVETMEQLQMLKSLKCDRMQGYLFSRPVPAQTITPLLMEGWHLKETETGT; encoded by the coding sequence ATGGCCCACAAACCGGCGCAGGTCGTCATCATCGGAAATGACGGGACGGAAACCACCCGCATTCAAAAGATTCTTTCCGATGACCCCCAATACCGATTCAAGGCGCATGTGTGCAAAACACTGGCCGAAAGCGCTTCCCTTTTGAAGACGGTCACGCCGCAGCTTGTTTTTCTTGATCTCGTCCTGCCTGACAGTCCCGAAGCTGAAATTTATCTGCAGTTGAAAGAATCTTTCAAGCAATCTCCCGTTCTCGTCTTTATCAAAGCAGGCCAGCAAAGCCTTGCCCGCGATGCGATGACGCTCGGCGCCCAGGATTATTTCGTCAAAGGCCAGTGGCAGCCGGATGTGATGCGCCATGTCATTCACCGCATCCTGGAAAAAAACCGCGAGCCGCGCGGCCAGCAAGCGCCGCTGGATTTCGAAGAAATGATCGCTTCTTTTTCCACCTTATTCCTCAGTCTTCACCACGATCAGCTCGAACAGGCTTTGCGCGAAGCCATCGCGCGTCTGGGAGATACGATCGACGCGGACCGTGTGCATTTGTACATTTTTACCCGCGAGGGTGAATCGACGGAATTTGTTTACGATTGGAATCAGGAGGACGCGCCTTCCCTCAGACCGGCGGATAAAAAAGTCTGCTTGAAAGACCTGCCTTGGCTTTACCGGAGGCTGAAAGCCTTCGAACCCATCACGATCACCAGTTCCGAAGACCTGCCCCAGGAAGCGAAGGAAGAGCTCGCCTACGTTGAGGCCCAGAAGATCCAGTCCATGGTCCGGATCCCGCTGAATTACCGGGGAAAGCTCGTCGGATGTCTGGGCTTGGATGCGGTCCAGCAGGTCAGGGTGTGGCCGGATTGGATGTGGCGGGACCTGAAGCTCATGGGGGAGCTGTTCGTAGGCGTGCATTACCGCAAAGAGACCGAAGATCGTCTGCAGAAACTCTCGCTTGCCGTCGAGCAAAGCCCGAGCATCGTCATGGTGACCGACTGCGAAGGGCATATCGAATACGTGAACCCGAAATTTACCGAAGTCACGGGCTATGCCCTGGAAGAAGTCGCAGGCAAGACGCCGAGTTTTCTGAATTCCGGCAAGATTCCAAGCGAAGAATTCAAGAAGTTGTGGCAAGTCATCAAGGAAGGCAAGGAGTGGCAGGGCGAATTCATCAACCGCAAGAAAAACGGCGAGCTCTACTGGGAAAAGGCCGTGATCAGCTCCATCCGCAACTCCGAAGGCAGCATCACGCATTTCCTCGCGGTGAAGGAAGACATCACTAAACGCAAATGGGCCGAAGAAACCATCCAGCACATGGCCTATTACGATCCGCTGACCGATCTTCCGAACCGCATGCTGTTTAATGACCGTCTTGGCCAGGCGCTTGCGCAGGCGCGCCGCAAAAACCAGCTGGTCGCGATCTTGTTCCTCGACCTCGATCGGTTCAAAGTCATCAATGATACGCTTGGCCATACCATGGGCGACCTGCTTCTGCGCTCCGTGGCGGAACGGCTGAAGAAGTTCACACGCGAAGGCGACACGATCGCGCGCATGGGCGGCGACGAATTCACGTTCCTTTTGACCGGCATCAACCAGGTCGACGAAGCCGTGAAAACCGCACAGAACATCCTGGATGTCCTCAAGCATTCGTTCAATCTCGAAGGCCATGAAGTGCACATCACGCCGTCCATCGGCATCAGCATTTTTCCCTACGACGGCAATGACGGCGTCACGCTGGTCAAAAACGCGGACGCGGCCTTGAACCGGGCCAAGGAGCAGGGGCGCACCAACTATCAGCTTTATACGCCGGTCATGAATGCCAAGGCCTTCGAACGCATGACGCTGGAAAACAGCCTGCGCAAGGCGCTGGAAAAAGGGGAGTTCACGCTTTACTACCAGCCGCAGGTCGACCTTGAGTTCGGCGAAATCGTCGGCATGGAAGCCTTGATTCGCTGGGAGCATCCAGACCTCGGTCTTGTTTCACCAGCGCAATTCATTCCCATGGCGGAAGAAACCGGCCTGATCGTCCCGATCGGCGAATGGGTGCTGAAGACGGCCTGCGCGCAGAACAAAAAATGGCAAGACCTCGGCTACCGCCCGATGAGGATCGCGGTCAATCTTTCGGCGCGCCAGTTCAACGAGAAGAACCTGGTCGAGATGATTTCCGGCGCTTTGAAAGAGACGCGCTTGGAGCCGCAGTGGCTCGACCTGGAAATTACCGAAAGCGTCATCATGCAGCAGCTCGAAACGACGATTGCCACGATGAGGGACCTGCACCATCTCGGCATCCAGATTTCCATCGATGACTTCGGTATCGGATATTCGTCACTCAGCTACCTCAAAAAGTTTCCCGTGCACACGTTGAAAATCGACCAGTCGTTCATCCGTGAAATCACCACCGACCCGGACGACGCCGCGATCACGGCGGCCGTCATCGCCATGGGGCACAGCTTGAAGCTGAAAGTCATCGCCGAAGGCGTTGAGACCATGGAGCAGCTGCAAATGCTCAAGTCGCTCAAATGCGACCGCATGCAGGGCTACCTTTTTTCGAGGCCGGTCCCGGCCCAAACCATCACGCCCCTCCTTATGGAAGGCTGGCACCTCAAAGAAACCGAAACCGGCACGTAA
- a CDS encoding lipase maturation factor family protein, with protein sequence MEQGTAKPVLIFDGDCGFCRRWIAGWKEMTGEKVEYAPYQEAGSRYPGITEEQFRRSVHLIEEDGRRSSGAKAVFKTLAYGGRRGWLWAYEKIPGFAPLAEVFYRLVAANRVLFSQLTLFFFGSEAPEQNYRVSRWVFLRGLGLVYAVAFWSFDIQLDGLIGENGILPARDFLNAVAERFGAERFYLLPTFAWIHADNAFLHLICRLGIFFSACLSAGLLPVVSAIFLWAAYLSLVGISRDFLGFQWDILLIETGFLALFLQPLHFWKEPPVTYRPPRAVLFLFCWLVFRLMFSSGFVKLSSGDPAWRHLTALSYHYETQPLPAWTSWYVHQLSPAFQRFCTGTMFCIELVFPFFIFGPHVLRRIGAFGLIGLQAVIMMTGNYCFFNLLSILLCLFLIDDGIWGTKLLKKIEEGEQAWDKLRVPAFWKSSRARPWPRFVLWPAAACLFLLSLNPFSRTLDVKIPWPAPVRAMIQAAYPFHLTSGYGLFAVMTTERPEITVQGSLDGTNWKSYEFKYKPGDLSRSPVFVEPHQPRLDWQMWFAALGGYQNNPWFMNFCARLMQGSPDVLKLLKSDPFSGAPPRYIRALISDYRFTDAEERSRTGHYWKKGPEKMYLPAISLRR encoded by the coding sequence ATGGAACAAGGGACAGCAAAACCTGTTTTGATCTTCGACGGCGACTGCGGCTTTTGCCGCCGCTGGATCGCCGGATGGAAAGAAATGACGGGGGAGAAAGTCGAATACGCGCCCTATCAGGAAGCGGGCAGCCGGTATCCGGGCATTACCGAAGAACAATTCCGGCGCTCGGTGCACCTCATCGAAGAAGACGGCCGCCGTTCTTCCGGCGCAAAGGCGGTTTTCAAAACCCTGGCCTATGGCGGCCGCCGCGGATGGCTTTGGGCGTACGAGAAAATTCCCGGCTTTGCGCCGCTGGCCGAAGTCTTTTACCGCCTCGTCGCCGCCAATCGCGTCCTTTTTTCCCAGCTCACCCTTTTCTTTTTCGGGTCCGAAGCTCCGGAACAGAATTACCGCGTGAGCCGCTGGGTTTTTCTACGCGGGCTGGGACTCGTGTATGCCGTCGCGTTCTGGTCTTTCGACATTCAATTGGACGGCCTGATCGGCGAGAATGGCATTTTGCCGGCACGCGATTTCCTGAATGCCGTGGCCGAACGGTTCGGGGCCGAGCGATTTTATCTTTTGCCGACGTTCGCATGGATTCATGCCGACAATGCCTTCCTTCACCTGATCTGCAGGCTGGGCATTTTTTTCTCCGCCTGCCTGAGCGCGGGGCTGCTGCCCGTGGTTTCGGCCATCTTTCTCTGGGCCGCTTATCTTTCGCTGGTGGGCATCAGCCGCGACTTTCTCGGCTTCCAATGGGATATCCTGCTGATCGAAACGGGATTCCTCGCGCTTTTCCTGCAGCCGCTTCATTTCTGGAAAGAGCCGCCCGTCACGTACCGGCCGCCGCGCGCAGTCTTGTTCCTTTTCTGCTGGCTCGTGTTCCGGCTCATGTTTTCTTCGGGCTTCGTGAAGCTCTCGAGCGGCGACCCGGCCTGGCGCCACCTCACCGCGCTGAGCTACCATTACGAAACCCAGCCCTTACCCGCGTGGACAAGCTGGTACGTGCACCAATTAAGTCCCGCGTTCCAGCGCTTCTGCACCGGAACCATGTTCTGCATCGAGCTTGTCTTCCCATTTTTCATTTTCGGCCCGCATGTTCTGCGCCGGATCGGGGCCTTCGGCTTGATTGGGCTTCAGGCCGTCATCATGATGACCGGCAATTATTGTTTCTTCAATCTTCTTTCGATCCTGCTTTGCCTGTTTCTCATCGACGATGGAATCTGGGGAACAAAGCTGCTGAAAAAAATCGAAGAAGGGGAGCAGGCCTGGGACAAGCTCCGGGTTCCGGCGTTTTGGAAATCTTCGCGCGCGCGTCCCTGGCCTCGCTTCGTGCTTTGGCCCGCGGCGGCCTGCCTGTTTCTTTTGTCGCTGAATCCGTTTTCGCGCACGCTGGACGTGAAGATTCCCTGGCCCGCGCCGGTCCGGGCCATGATCCAGGCGGCGTATCCTTTTCATCTGACGAGCGGCTACGGCCTGTTCGCGGTCATGACGACCGAACGGCCGGAAATTACGGTGCAGGGATCACTGGACGGCACGAATTGGAAATCCTACGAATTTAAATACAAGCCGGGCGACTTGTCGCGCTCTCCGGTTTTTGTGGAACCGCATCAGCCCCGGCTGGATTGGCAAATGTGGTTTGCGGCGCTCGGCGGATACCAGAACAATCCGTGGTTCATGAATTTTTGCGCGCGTCTCATGCAGGGAAGCCCGGATGTTCTCAAGCTTTTGAAGAGCGATCCGTTTTCCGGCGCGCCGCCCCGCTACATCCGCGCCCTGATCAGCGACTACCGCTTTACCGATGCCGAAGAACGGTCCCGCACCGGGCACTACTGGAAGAAGGGGCCCGAAAAAATGTACCTGCCCGCTATTTCCCTTCGCCGTTAA
- a CDS encoding HAD-IA family hydrolase yields MSAKKMLLFDIDGTLLLTGGTGKVALEAAILELFGFPDSWGELHPDGKTDPAIIDEICERLLGRPLSAQEYQTICDRYHHHFEREIESAFNFRLMPGIRELLGALAGRQDLIIGLATGNFEPAALMKLKKGSLHSFFRFGGYASDARCRKELTRIAYERGLKAAGETIPPQNVFVIGDTIHDITAGQNIGAHTIAVCTGSTKAAALREKDPAHIFEDLTDLPRFLSLLN; encoded by the coding sequence ATGTCCGCCAAAAAAATGCTTCTTTTCGACATCGACGGCACGCTGCTTCTGACCGGCGGCACGGGCAAGGTCGCGCTCGAGGCCGCGATCCTGGAACTGTTCGGCTTTCCCGATTCCTGGGGCGAATTGCATCCCGATGGCAAAACCGACCCGGCCATCATCGACGAAATCTGCGAACGGCTGCTCGGCCGCCCGCTTTCCGCGCAGGAGTATCAAACGATCTGCGACCGGTATCACCATCATTTCGAGCGCGAGATCGAAAGCGCTTTTAATTTCCGCCTCATGCCGGGCATCCGGGAACTGCTCGGCGCTCTCGCCGGACGACAGGACCTTATCATCGGCCTGGCCACGGGAAATTTCGAACCCGCGGCATTGATGAAGCTGAAAAAAGGAAGCCTCCACTCCTTTTTCCGCTTCGGCGGCTACGCCTCGGACGCCCGCTGCCGCAAAGAATTGACGCGCATAGCCTACGAGCGGGGGTTGAAAGCCGCGGGCGAAACAATCCCGCCGCAGAATGTCTTTGTGATCGGCGATACCATCCACGACATCACAGCCGGGCAAAACATCGGCGCGCATACGATTGCCGTTTGCACCGGCTCGACAAAAGCCGCGGCTTTACGCGAAAAAGATCCCGCCCATATTTTTGAAGACCTGACCGATCTGCCGCGTTTTCTTTCGCTTCTTAACTAG